CCCGGCGACCCCGGCGAGTCCGCCCACGACGGCGACGACGTAGAACGGGGCGACGGTGCGCGCACGCACGACGAGCAGCGGGACGACGAGCGACACCGGCAGACCCATGAACGAGAACAGGGCGAGCAGCCCGCCGGCCTCGGTGGCATCCACCCCGGCCACGCCCATCACCAGCGGCGGCAACCAGGCGAAGAGTCCGTAGGCGACGGACGAGTTCACCGCGAACGTCGCCGCGAGCGCCCAGGTCTGCGGCACGCGGACCACCCGCGACAGCACCGAGGTCTTCGGCTGCTCGATGACGTCCGCCCGGGCCGCCCGGGCACGGAGGCTCATCGCGACCCAGGGCACCACCGCGGCCAGGGCGACCGCCGCCCACAGGGTGAACGAGCCGCGCCATCCGACGCTCTCGGCGAGGGGGACGGCCACGAGCGGCGGCATGAACGTGGCGACCGCCATCGTGGTCGTGTAGATCGTCGTCATCAGGCCGATGCGGGCGGGGAAGTACTTCTTCACCACCGCGGGCAGCAGCACGTTGGCGACACCCACCGCCGCGAAGATCCCGGCGGTGGCGGCGAGCAGGGTGATCGCGTCGACGGCGAGCGCCCGCATGCCGAGCATGACCGCCGCGACGACCGCGGCGACCAGCACGAGGCGCTCGAGCCCCACGCGTCGCTCGATCGCGGGCGTCACGAAGCCCGAGATCGCGAACGCCACGGGCGGCGCCATGCCGATCAGGCCGACGATGGCCGCCGGGAGGGGAAAGTCGCGCTCGATGACGATCAGCAGCGGCGACAGCGACGCGACGGCGATGCGCAGCGTCAGCGCGAGCAGCACGATCGCGGCCGCGGCGAGCGCGACGGTCCCCGCGCGACGGGGACTCAAGACTCCTGGCTGCCCTCGACCCAGGCGAGATACTCCTCCGACACGGTCCCCGTGACGTAGCGGCCGTCGAAGCAGCTCATGTCGAGGTCGACCAGGTCGGTGCCCTCCATGATGGCGGCCTTGAGGTCGTCGACCTCCTGATACACGAGGTAGTCGCACCCGAGCTCTTCGGCGATCTCGGGGATCGTCCGGCCGTGGGCGACGAGCTCGTGACGCGAGGGCATGTTGATGCCGTACACGTGCGGGTAGCGCACGGGAGGAGCGGCCGAGGCGAAGGTGACGCTCTTGGCCCCGGCATCCCGAGCCATCTGGATGATCTCGCGGCTCGTGGTGCCGCGCACGATCGAGTCGTCGACGAGGAGGACGTTCTTGCCCTGGAACTCGGTCGACATCGCGTTGAGCTTCTGGCGCACGCTCTTCTTGCGCACCGCCTGCCCGGGCATGATGAACGTCCGGCCGACGTAGCGGTTCTTGTAGAAGCCCTCGCGGTACTCGATGCCGAGCTTGCGGGCCACCTGCATCGCGGCGGGACGCGCCGAATCGGGAATGGGCATCACGACGTCGATCGAGCCGGCGGGCGTGTACTTCGCCACGGTGTCGGCGAGGCGCTCGCCCATGCGCAGACGCGTCTCGTAGACCGAGACGCCGTTCATGACCGAGTCCGGGCGCGCGAGGTAGACGTACTCGAACGAGCACGGCGCGAGCATCGTGCTCTTCGCGCACTGCTGCGCGTGCAGGGTGCCGTCGAGGCTGATGAACACGGCCTCGCCCGGCTCGACGTCGCGGACGACCTCGAAGCCGGCGTTCTCGAGCACGAGCGACTCGGATGCCACGATGTACTCGTCACGGGACTCCCGGCCGGGCACCTCGGGGGCGGGGCGCTTGCCGAGGATGAGGGGACGGATGCCGAAGGGATCGCGGAACGCGAGCAGACCGTAGCCGGCGATGAGGGCGATCGAGGCGTACGACCCTTCGACGCGCTCGTGCACGCGACCGACCGCACGGAAGACCTGCGCGGGGTCGAGGTCGGGGCCGGTGATCTCGGACTGCAGCTCGGAACCGAGGATGTTCACGAGCAGCTCGGTGTCGCTGCTGGTGTTCAGGTGCCGGCGGTCCTTGTGGAAGAGCTCGGTCGTCAGCTCGCGGGTGTTGGTCAGGTTGCCGTTGTGCACGAGCACGATGCCGTACGGCGCGTTGACGTAGAAGGGCTGCGCCTCTTCTTCGTTCGACGCGGTGCCCTTGGTGGCGTAGCGGACGTGGCCGAGGCCGATGTCGCCGAGGAGGGCGCGCATGTCGCGCGTGCGGAACGCCTCGCGCACCTGCCCGCGGGCCTTGTGGATGTGGAACACGCCGCTCGACTCGGCCGTGGCCATGCCCGTGGAGTCCTGTCCCCGGTGCTGGAGAAGGAGGAGCGCGTCGTAGATCTCCTGGTTGACCGGGCCCTGCCCGGCCATGCCGACGATGCCGCACATGGGGTGTTACTTCGCTCCGTTCGCCGGCGCACCGGCATCCGCGTACGAGCCGACGAGACGCACGGCGCCTCCGTCGACGCCCTTCGCGCCCTGTTCGTAGTCGCCCTCGGGGCGCTGGTCGTCGCGGACGACACCGACCTGCCACGTCGCGATGCCGTCGGCCGTGAGCGCCGCGGTCGCGGCATCCGCGATCTCGGGCGAGACGACGGCGAGGAACCCGATGCCGAGGTTCCAGGTGCCCTCGGTCGCGGTCAGCTCGAGGCCGCCGATGTCGGCGAGCACGCGGAACACCGGCGAGGGGCTCCAGGTCGAGCGGTCCACGTCGACCCACGTGTTCTGGGGCAGGACGCGCGCGAGGTTCGCCGCGATGCCGCCGCCCGTGACGTGGCTGAGCGAATGGATGCCGGAGCCCACCGCCGCGTCGTCGAGCAGGCGCAGCAGCGGCGAGGTGTACAGGCGCGTGGGCTCGAGGAGAGCCTCGCCCCACGTTCCGCCGAGGTCGGCGGAGGCGGAGCCGTACGCGATGCCGGCGCCCGTGATGATGTGGCGCACGAGCGAGTAGCCGTTGGAGTGCAGGCCGCTCGAGGCGAGGGCGAGCACGACGTCTCCGCCGCGCACGCGATCGGCGCCGAGCACGCGGTCGGCCTCGACCACGCCGGTCGCCGCTCCCGCGACGTCGTAGTCGTCGATGCCGAGCAGGCCGGGGTGTTCGGCGGTCTCCCCGCCGACCAGCGCGGTGCCCGTCATGGCGCAGCCGCGCGCGATGCCCGCAACGATGTCGGCGATGCGCTGCGGCACGACCTTTCCGCACGCGATGTAGTCGGTCATGAAGAGCGGACGCGCACCCACGACGACGATGTCGTCGACGACCATGCCGACGAGGTCTTCGCCGATGGTGTCGTGCTTGTCGATCGCCTGCGCGATCGCGACCTTCGTGCCGACGCCGTCGGTGCTCGTCGCGAGCAGCGGCTTGGCGTAGTCGCGGAGCGCCGAGGCATCGAAGAGGCCGGCGAAGCCGCCCACGCCACCGAGCACTTCGGGCCCGTGCGTGCGGCGCACGGCCGACTTCATCAGTTCGACGGCGAGGTCGCCCGCGGCAGTGTCGACGCCGGCAGCGGAGTAGGGGTTTTCGTGGGGAGCGGAGGCCACCGCAACAGACTACCCGGGGTGGCTGTGTGCGGGCGTCCGGTTGGGGGGGGGTGACGGAGCGGGGTCACTGCGGGTGGCGGGCGGGGCTGCGGGCCAGGTGACGGGGTGGGGCTCCGGGCGGGAGGAGGATCCGCGACGGGAGGACGCCCCGGGCACCCGGCATCCTCCCCTCCCCGAATCACCTCCCGGTATGGTCAGCGGATTCGGTGCAGCCCCTGCGCGACCGCTTGGGTGATCAT
This portion of the Microbacterium testaceum StLB037 genome encodes:
- a CDS encoding CynX/NimT family MFS transporter, which encodes MSPRRAGTVALAAAAIVLLALTLRIAVASLSPLLIVIERDFPLPAAIVGLIGMAPPVAFAISGFVTPAIERRVGLERLVLVAAVVAAVMLGMRALAVDAITLLAATAGIFAAVGVANVLLPAVVKKYFPARIGLMTTIYTTTMAVATFMPPLVAVPLAESVGWRGSFTLWAAVALAAVVPWVAMSLRARAARADVIEQPKTSVLSRVVRVPQTWALAATFAVNSSVAYGLFAWLPPLVMGVAGVDATEAGGLLALFSFMGLPVSLVVPLLVVRARTVAPFYVVAVVGGLAGVAGLLFAPAAATTLWVVLIGIPPLMFPMALVLFGLRTRSHDTAVALSGFVQSVGYGVAALMPLAIGVTHEVTGGWTAGLIVLGVVIACVIPAGIVVSRGETIEEAWERRHGTAW
- the purF gene encoding amidophosphoribosyltransferase, whose amino-acid sequence is MCGIVGMAGQGPVNQEIYDALLLLQHRGQDSTGMATAESSGVFHIHKARGQVREAFRTRDMRALLGDIGLGHVRYATKGTASNEEEAQPFYVNAPYGIVLVHNGNLTNTRELTTELFHKDRRHLNTSSDTELLVNILGSELQSEITGPDLDPAQVFRAVGRVHERVEGSYASIALIAGYGLLAFRDPFGIRPLILGKRPAPEVPGRESRDEYIVASESLVLENAGFEVVRDVEPGEAVFISLDGTLHAQQCAKSTMLAPCSFEYVYLARPDSVMNGVSVYETRLRMGERLADTVAKYTPAGSIDVVMPIPDSARPAAMQVARKLGIEYREGFYKNRYVGRTFIMPGQAVRKKSVRQKLNAMSTEFQGKNVLLVDDSIVRGTTSREIIQMARDAGAKSVTFASAAPPVRYPHVYGINMPSRHELVAHGRTIPEIAEELGCDYLVYQEVDDLKAAIMEGTDLVDLDMSCFDGRYVTGTVSEEYLAWVEGSQES
- the purM gene encoding phosphoribosylformylglycinamidine cyclo-ligase; the protein is MASAPHENPYSAAGVDTAAGDLAVELMKSAVRRTHGPEVLGGVGGFAGLFDASALRDYAKPLLATSTDGVGTKVAIAQAIDKHDTIGEDLVGMVVDDIVVVGARPLFMTDYIACGKVVPQRIADIVAGIARGCAMTGTALVGGETAEHPGLLGIDDYDVAGAATGVVEADRVLGADRVRGGDVVLALASSGLHSNGYSLVRHIITGAGIAYGSASADLGGTWGEALLEPTRLYTSPLLRLLDDAAVGSGIHSLSHVTGGGIAANLARVLPQNTWVDVDRSTWSPSPVFRVLADIGGLELTATEGTWNLGIGFLAVVSPEIADAATAALTADGIATWQVGVVRDDQRPEGDYEQGAKGVDGGAVRLVGSYADAGAPANGAK